The Glandiceps talaboti chromosome 9, keGlaTala1.1, whole genome shotgun sequence genome window below encodes:
- the LOC144440318 gene encoding uncharacterized protein LOC144440318 yields the protein MYVMNLMFVIVVMVTLQPSIKTGNVILLLEVDTNKRFRPSHKRKLLQLLNAKLRKRHRTHSCDILELSVEVTEQLKKILRARQEVLFLFGIQRYVLFKVGDVKLNISGLMRNIKVHGRKIHCKRFINTRNNSLLCRSLPLSRKNTDLSTIYLNWFGVGQMCSHGPLQVAISSLSTHKQLVLQQKKQISKYIKQICDKATIETNQNQQINSLKIQLKTKEKKIGHLQNQLKTQQHTVKTEPTDLPDNKQPLDIPTSGEVTVRKEGLGLSLKWLVEKETGRGDAQFSFPHGVTWTSTGHLVVADTVTNQLIVLNSTYECISKIRFDNRFANPFCPLNVSVSNDNRYFITDKTNNQIIIYDVNSKRVRLIVEHQSIIPSGIYVTFDSVYVTTYDYSDKLIKYSLDCDFKLSSGYKVNKVLCFKNNECVYVAVNSKNQVLVSDHVNSCINVYNSDLNFQFSFNSAGKGQMNGPTGLDVDRRDNVYVCDYNNARIVKFSSDLNYYTCIDIDDEAIPENISVSKDTWPPKLAISDSENKCIWVLSQSEESY from the exons ATGTATGTGATGAACctaatgtttgttattgttgttatggtaacatTGCAACCTTCAATTAAAACAG GAAATGTCATTCTGTTACTTGAAGTGGATACTAACAAAAGGTTTAGACCATCACATAAAAGGAAACTGCTGCAGCTCCTGAATGCCAAGCTACGTAAAAGACACAGAACTCATAGTTGTGATATTTTGGAACTCTCTGTAGAAGTGACTGAACAGTTAAAGAAAATCCTGAGGGCAAGACAGGAAGTACTATTTTTATTTGGTATCCAACGATACGTTCTTTTCAAAGTTGGTGATGTGAAATTGAACATTTCAG GGTTAATGCGCAATATCAAAGTTCACGGCAGAAAGATTCACTGTAAAAGATTTATCAATACAAGGAACAATTCGTTACTCTGTAGAAGTTTACCATTGTCAAGGAAAAACACTGACCTCAGCACAATATATTTGAACTGGTTTGGTGTAGGACAGATGTGTTCGCACGGACCACTACAGGTAGCAATTTCTTCACTATCCACACATAAACAGCTGGTTCTACAACAAAAGAAACAGATTAGTAAATACATTAAACAGATCTGTGATAAAGCTACAATTGAAACAAACCAAAATCAGCAAATTAATTCACTAAAGATACAATTAAAGACAAAAGAGAAGAAGATTGGGCATTTACAAAACCAACtgaaaacacaacaacataCTGTCAAGACTGAACCTACCGATTTACCGGACAATAAGCAACCTCTGGATATACCAACTTCTGGGGAAGTGACAGTCAGGAAAGAAG GATTAGGATTATCTTTAAAATGGTTGGTGGAAAAAGAAACTGGACGAGGGGACGCACAATTTTCCTTTCCTCACGGTGTCACTTGGACAAGTACCGGTCACCTGGTCGTTGCAGATACCGTAACTAATCAACTGATTGTCCTAAACTCAACTTATGAATGTATTTCTAAGATAAGATTTGACAATCGTTTTGCCAACCCCTTTTGCCCTTTAAATGTATCAGTATCGAATGATAACAGGTACTTTATCACTGATAAGACCAACAACCAAATTATCATTTATGATGTAAATAGTAAAAGAGTCAGATTGATAGTGGAACATCAAAGTATAATACCGTCCGGTATATACGTCACGTTCGATTCAGTTTATGTAACAACTTACGATTATtctgataagttgattaaataTAGTCTTGATTGCGATTTTAAACTAAGCTCAGGATACAAAGTCAACAAAGTATTATGTTTCAAAAACAACGAGTGTGTTTATGTTGCGGTAAATAGCAAGAATCAAGTTCTCGTGTCTGACCATGTTAACTCGTGTATTAATGTGTATAATAGCGACTTGAACTTTCAGTTTTCATTCAATAGTGCTGGCAAAGGTCAAATGAATGGCCCCACAGGGCTAGACGTAGACCGGAGGGACAATGTTTACGTCTGTGATTACAATAATGCCAGAATTGTAAAATTTTCATCAGATCTAAACTATTATACTTGTATAGATATAGATGATGAAGCTATCCCAGAGAACATTTCTGTAAGTAAAGATACATGGCCACCTAAACTCGCTATTTCAGACAGTGAAAATAAGTGTATCTGGGTGTTGTCCCAATCTGAGGAGTCCTACTGA